From a region of the Geothrix sp. 21YS21S-2 genome:
- the purM gene encoding phosphoribosylformylglycinamidine cyclo-ligase produces MPETKVTYAASGVDINRQDDALARIKPLVKATRTPGVRSDLGLFGGLYSAKFEEGDPILVSSMDGVGTKMKVARLAGTWDTVGADLVNHCINDILVQGARPLFFLDYVAAQRLEPAVIEQIVRGMAGACSEGGLALIGGEMAEMPGVYAEGEVDVAGTIVGVVDEPLLLPRLSAMAPGDVLIGLRSSGLHTNGYSLARKVCFELAGLKVDDLLPGTDQTVAQALLAVHRSYLRPVLPLVRAKRLVGMAHITGGGLTDNLPRVLPSHLDAAIDTSSWEVPALFRFLMERAGLPLDDARRSFNLGVGMVLIAPAAGAGEVLKDLREAGEAPWVLGELAQGTGKVTYR; encoded by the coding sequence ATGCCCGAGACCAAAGTCACCTACGCCGCCTCCGGCGTGGACATCAACCGCCAGGACGACGCCCTGGCCCGGATCAAGCCCCTCGTGAAGGCCACCCGGACCCCCGGCGTCCGCAGCGACCTGGGCCTCTTCGGAGGCCTCTATTCCGCGAAGTTCGAGGAGGGGGACCCCATCCTGGTCAGCTCCATGGACGGCGTGGGCACCAAGATGAAGGTGGCCCGCCTCGCCGGCACCTGGGACACCGTGGGCGCCGACCTGGTCAACCACTGCATCAACGACATCCTGGTGCAGGGCGCAAGGCCCCTCTTCTTCCTGGACTACGTGGCCGCCCAGCGCCTGGAGCCCGCGGTCATCGAGCAGATCGTCCGCGGCATGGCCGGGGCCTGCTCCGAGGGGGGCCTGGCCCTCATCGGCGGCGAGATGGCGGAGATGCCCGGGGTCTACGCGGAGGGCGAGGTGGACGTGGCCGGGACCATCGTCGGCGTGGTGGACGAGCCCCTGCTCCTGCCGCGCCTTTCCGCCATGGCCCCCGGGGACGTCCTCATCGGCCTGCGCTCCTCGGGCCTGCACACCAACGGGTACTCCCTGGCCCGGAAGGTCTGCTTCGAACTGGCCGGGCTCAAGGTGGACGACCTTCTCCCCGGCACGGACCAGACCGTGGCCCAGGCCCTCCTGGCCGTGCACCGCAGCTACCTGCGGCCCGTGCTCCCCCTGGTGCGCGCGAAACGGCTCGTCGGCATGGCCCACATCACCGGCGGGGGCCTCACGGACAACCTCCCCCGCGTCCTCCCGTCCCACCTGGACGCCGCCATCGACACGTCCAGCTGGGAGGTCCCGGCCCTCTTCCGGTTCCTCATGGAACGCGCGGGCCTGCCCCTGGACGACGCCCGGCGCTCGTTCAACCTGGGCGTGGGCATGGTGCTCATCGCCCCCGCGGCCGGCGCCGGGGAGGTGCTGAAGGACCTGCGCGAGGCCGGCGAGGCCCCGTGGGTCCTGGGCGAACTGGCGCAGGGGACCGGGAAGGTGACCTATCGCTGA
- the folE gene encoding GTP cyclohydrolase I translates to MAFDTAGAAAAVRELLKAFGADPASPELAETPQRVADFWAERLGGYAQDPALELQPLPGDLAPCPVILERVPFVSTCEHHLAPFEGYATIGYLPGEGGTVGLSKLVRVIQGFANRLQVQERLTHQIARALETHLRPAAWGVKLVAVHTCMSHRGLKTPNVPVTTVVLGGQWLAHPPSSFNS, encoded by the coding sequence ATGGCGTTCGACACGGCGGGTGCGGCGGCGGCGGTGAGGGAGCTCCTGAAGGCCTTCGGGGCGGACCCGGCCTCGCCCGAACTGGCCGAGACGCCCCAGCGGGTGGCGGATTTCTGGGCGGAACGCCTCGGGGGCTACGCGCAGGATCCGGCCCTGGAGCTGCAGCCCCTCCCCGGGGACCTGGCCCCCTGCCCCGTGATCCTTGAGCGGGTGCCCTTCGTGAGCACCTGCGAACACCATCTGGCCCCCTTCGAGGGCTACGCCACCATCGGCTACCTCCCGGGGGAGGGCGGCACGGTGGGCCTCTCCAAGCTGGTCCGGGTCATCCAGGGCTTCGCCAACCGCCTCCAGGTGCAGGAGCGCCTCACCCACCAGATCGCCCGGGCCCTGGAGACCCACCTGCGGCCCGCCGCCTGGGGGGTGAAGCTGGTGGCGGTGCACACCTGCATGTCCCACCGGGGCCTCAAGACCCCCAATGTGCCCGTGACCACCGTGGTCCTGGGCGGCCAGTGGCTGGCCCACCCGCCGTCCAGTTTCAATTCTTAA
- a CDS encoding superoxide dismutase, with amino-acid sequence MAYEPKNYDHLKGGALKGFSDSQLDQHFTLYKGYIAKLNEIESKLAEADNTKPNYSFNEYTELKRREAVAFNGSFLHELYFENLGANGSISPELQKALDAQGGKDKLVADLKATALGGPGWALLTRNRRDGKLHTYFVAEHHLGLPIEQDLLLVLDSWEHAFMVDYGIKRPDYINAFNENINWAEVSKRFAK; translated from the coding sequence ATGGCTTATGAACCCAAGAATTACGATCATCTCAAGGGCGGCGCCCTCAAAGGCTTCAGCGACAGCCAGCTGGACCAGCACTTCACCCTCTATAAGGGCTACATCGCCAAGCTGAACGAGATCGAGTCCAAGCTGGCCGAGGCCGACAACACCAAGCCCAACTACTCCTTCAACGAGTACACGGAGCTCAAGCGCCGCGAGGCCGTGGCCTTCAACGGCTCCTTCCTCCACGAGCTCTACTTCGAGAACCTGGGCGCCAACGGCTCCATCTCCCCCGAGCTCCAGAAGGCCCTGGACGCGCAGGGCGGCAAGGACAAGCTCGTCGCCGACCTCAAGGCCACCGCCCTGGGCGGCCCCGGCTGGGCCCTGCTCACCCGCAACCGCCGCGACGGCAAGCTCCACACCTACTTCGTCGCCGAGCACCACCTGGGCCTGCCCATCGAGCAGGACCTGCTCCTGGTGCTGGACAGCTGGGAGCACGCCTTCATGGTGGACTACGGCATCAAGCGCCCCGACTACATCAACGCCTTCAACGAGAACATCAACTGGGCCGAGGTTTCCAAGCGCTTCGCGAAGTAG
- a CDS encoding YheT family hydrolase: protein MERARPGLACVPPPWARGAHLQTIAAQFLPNPPADLPWERLRLDLGDGDALALRALDGTSGVAVHLFHGLGGSVDGHYMRRLAAVLHARGHAVLAANHRGAGEGAGLARQTYHSGATGDMAAVLRLGRRRFPGQLQVAVGFSISANILLLLAGRDRHLDLPDRAIAVNPPADLEACSVRLGRGFNRVYDQYFVRRLRREVAGRPGGEAARAARTLRAFDAAYTAPQAGFPTREAYYALCSCGPHLAGIDVPTVILTSLDDPFAPAGDILVQPRSEAVHLHVEATGGHMGYVTRNLPGHRWLDYAVGHYLDGLTARS, encoded by the coding sequence ATGGAACGTGCGCGGCCCGGGCTGGCCTGCGTCCCTCCGCCGTGGGCGAGGGGCGCCCACCTGCAGACCATCGCCGCCCAGTTCCTCCCCAATCCGCCCGCCGACCTGCCCTGGGAACGCCTCCGCCTGGACCTGGGCGACGGGGACGCCCTGGCGCTGCGGGCCCTGGACGGCACCTCCGGCGTGGCGGTGCACCTCTTCCACGGCCTGGGCGGGAGCGTGGACGGCCACTACATGCGCCGCCTCGCCGCCGTGCTCCACGCCCGGGGCCACGCGGTGCTGGCCGCCAACCACCGCGGCGCCGGCGAGGGCGCCGGGCTCGCCAGGCAGACCTACCACAGCGGGGCCACCGGGGACATGGCGGCGGTGCTGCGCCTGGGGCGCCGGCGCTTCCCGGGCCAGCTTCAGGTGGCCGTGGGCTTTTCCATCAGCGCCAACATCCTCCTGCTCCTGGCCGGGCGGGACCGGCACCTGGACCTGCCGGACCGGGCCATCGCGGTCAATCCCCCAGCGGATCTGGAGGCCTGCTCCGTGCGTCTGGGGCGGGGCTTCAACCGGGTCTACGACCAGTACTTCGTCCGGCGCCTGCGCCGGGAGGTGGCGGGGCGCCCAGGGGGCGAGGCCGCGCGCGCGGCGCGGACGCTGCGCGCCTTCGACGCGGCGTACACGGCCCCCCAGGCCGGCTTCCCCACGCGGGAGGCCTACTACGCGCTCTGCTCCTGCGGCCCCCACCTGGCCGGGATCGACGTGCCCACGGTGATCCTCACCTCCCTGGACGACCCCTTCGCACCGGCCGGGGACATCCTCGTCCAGCCGCGCTCGGAGGCCGTGCATCTGCACGTGGAGGCCACCGGCGGGCACATGGGCTACGTGACGCGGAACCTCCCGGGCCACCGGTGGCTGGACTACGCGGTGGGCCACTACCTGGACGGCCTCACGGCCCGTTCCTGA
- a CDS encoding UbiX family flavin prenyltransferase has product MENRRIILAITGATGAAFGVAVARRLAANPRVAQVSLLLSPTGRRCLLDECGLRAEDVVALSPKLRHLDERNVGADIASGSHRQDGMAIVPCSAGTLGRIASGVSDGLVTRAADVCLKERRPVVLCLRETPLNRIHLENMLRVHDAGAVVMPVMPGFYHKPESLDDLYQAFATRVLDQLGLPEADARRWGG; this is encoded by the coding sequence ATGGAGAATCGGCGCATCATCCTCGCCATCACCGGCGCCACCGGCGCGGCCTTCGGCGTGGCCGTGGCCCGGCGCCTGGCGGCGAACCCTCGGGTGGCGCAGGTGTCCCTCCTGCTCTCGCCCACCGGGCGCCGCTGCCTGCTGGACGAATGCGGGCTGCGCGCGGAGGATGTCGTGGCGCTCTCCCCCAAGCTGCGCCACCTGGACGAGCGCAACGTGGGCGCCGACATCGCCAGCGGCAGCCACCGCCAGGACGGCATGGCCATCGTCCCCTGCAGCGCGGGGACCCTGGGGCGCATCGCCTCGGGGGTGAGCGACGGCCTGGTCACGCGCGCGGCCGACGTGTGCCTCAAGGAGCGCCGCCCCGTGGTGCTGTGCCTCCGGGAGACGCCGCTCAACCGCATCCACCTGGAGAACATGCTGCGCGTCCATGACGCCGGCGCCGTGGTGATGCCGGTCATGCCGGGGTTCTACCACAAGCCGGAGTCGCTCGACGACCTGTACCAGGCCTTCGCCACCCGGGTCCTGGACCAGCTGGGGCTGCCCGAGGCCGACGCCCGCAGGTGGGGCGGCTGA
- a CDS encoding M14 family zinc carboxypeptidase — translation MRILPALVALPLAAQITYPGRTYRPEVPRPAVGRAYTPDAALAAALAGIASAKDRVRVYTYNVTEEGRPQVLLAISSPENLARLDALKADNARLADPRTLSEAEGRALAARNPAFVWLGYSIHGAEPAGTEAALAVAYHFAACQDPEVLGQLGRTVLLLDVTQNPDGRARHLQAVAEVTEGENPSDPQDAQNQARWPTGRFNHRLFDLNRDWVWQTQGESRAKTALFLSWNPQVLADHHEMKPEGNYFFPPGMAPVHQALPAPFGGGWQKTFGEALGKAFDAQGFAYFTREIFDLFYPGYGDSWGCFQGAVGMTYECPSPGGLAYLRKDGDLLTLEARVRRHVTASLATVAVAAARREELLLDYHRMRRERLRAQGAFLLGPGADPGRTLALVRLLQRNGIEVVRTTGAVPSAGLEAVLPGAVPAQIPQGSYLVPLDQPRGGLAEALLERRAAFGPKPSYDATAWSLPLAFNVPAWRAPVRPKVGTEPVRDAADAPLPRAGYAYLVSSGAEGRDRVLEGLLKDGFRGSAAPAPFVAGSRAYPAGTAIFTLLRNDAARLEARARDLAAQAPGVVTAVDSSAVASGPDLGSVKSLALRAPRVGLVMDAPADPTAVGAVMQALLEAGIPFTQLRAGRLAQADLRRYSHLILPDDNGLGAKWQAALGPAGAARLKAYAMDGGVLVAMQGGSAFAARSGVSEAGVSFLARRDEEARLKEKDPKREAAAPPLPERTLTWAQREDQGLQESIPGAMLKADIDGTHPLGWGLNAAEGAVLDSSDPVLELSPGGENPLRFGTGDLNLSGLLPPKLEAKVRNSAYALREHKGRGAVILFSGDPVHRGCAPLTTRAFYNALFFGAYAPQDDED, via the coding sequence ATGCGCATCCTGCCCGCCCTCGTCGCCCTGCCGCTGGCGGCCCAGATCACGTACCCGGGCAGGACATACCGGCCCGAAGTGCCCCGGCCCGCGGTGGGCCGCGCCTACACGCCGGACGCGGCCCTGGCCGCGGCCCTGGCGGGCATCGCCTCGGCGAAGGACCGGGTTCGCGTCTACACCTACAACGTCACCGAAGAGGGCAGGCCCCAGGTGCTGCTGGCCATCTCCAGCCCGGAGAACCTCGCCAGGCTCGACGCCCTGAAGGCCGACAACGCGCGCCTGGCGGACCCGCGGACCCTCTCCGAGGCCGAGGGCAGGGCCCTGGCGGCGCGGAACCCGGCCTTCGTGTGGCTGGGCTACTCCATCCACGGCGCCGAGCCCGCGGGCACCGAGGCCGCGCTGGCTGTGGCCTACCACTTCGCGGCCTGCCAGGATCCCGAGGTGCTCGGGCAGCTCGGCCGGACCGTGCTCCTCCTGGACGTGACGCAGAATCCCGACGGCCGGGCCCGGCACCTCCAGGCCGTGGCCGAGGTGACCGAGGGGGAGAACCCTTCCGATCCCCAGGACGCCCAGAACCAGGCCCGGTGGCCCACCGGCCGCTTCAACCACCGCCTCTTCGACCTCAACCGCGACTGGGTCTGGCAGACCCAGGGGGAGAGCCGCGCCAAGACCGCCCTCTTCCTGTCCTGGAACCCGCAGGTGCTGGCGGACCACCACGAGATGAAACCCGAAGGCAACTACTTCTTCCCGCCCGGCATGGCGCCGGTGCACCAGGCGCTGCCCGCGCCCTTCGGCGGCGGGTGGCAGAAGACCTTCGGCGAGGCCCTCGGCAAGGCCTTCGACGCCCAGGGCTTCGCCTACTTCACCCGGGAGATCTTCGACCTCTTCTACCCCGGCTACGGCGACTCCTGGGGCTGCTTCCAGGGGGCCGTGGGCATGACCTACGAGTGCCCCAGCCCTGGAGGCCTGGCCTACCTGCGCAAGGACGGGGACCTCCTGACCCTGGAGGCCCGCGTGCGCCGGCACGTCACGGCCAGCCTCGCCACCGTGGCGGTGGCCGCCGCCCGGCGCGAGGAGCTGCTCCTGGATTACCACCGCATGCGCCGCGAGCGCCTGCGCGCCCAGGGCGCCTTCCTCCTGGGCCCCGGCGCCGATCCCGGGCGCACCCTGGCCCTGGTGCGCCTCCTGCAGCGCAACGGCATCGAGGTGGTCCGCACCACCGGGGCGGTGCCGTCGGCGGGTCTCGAGGCCGTCCTGCCCGGAGCCGTCCCGGCCCAGATTCCCCAGGGCAGCTACCTGGTGCCCCTGGACCAGCCCCGGGGCGGTCTCGCCGAGGCCCTCCTGGAGCGCCGGGCCGCCTTCGGCCCGAAGCCCAGCTACGACGCCACGGCCTGGAGCCTTCCCCTGGCCTTCAACGTGCCCGCCTGGCGCGCCCCGGTGCGGCCGAAAGTGGGGACCGAGCCGGTGCGGGACGCCGCCGACGCGCCGCTGCCCCGGGCGGGCTACGCCTACCTGGTGTCCTCGGGCGCCGAGGGCCGGGACCGGGTCCTGGAAGGCCTCCTGAAGGACGGCTTCCGGGGCTCCGCCGCCCCCGCGCCCTTCGTGGCGGGCTCCCGCGCCTACCCCGCGGGCACCGCCATCTTCACCCTGCTGCGCAACGACGCGGCCCGCCTCGAGGCCCGCGCAAGGGACCTGGCCGCCCAGGCTCCGGGGGTCGTCACCGCCGTGGATTCCAGCGCGGTGGCTTCGGGGCCCGACCTGGGCTCCGTGAAGTCCCTGGCGCTGCGGGCGCCCCGGGTGGGCCTGGTCATGGACGCCCCCGCCGACCCCACCGCGGTGGGCGCCGTGATGCAGGCCCTGCTCGAGGCCGGCATCCCCTTCACCCAGCTGCGCGCGGGCCGGCTGGCCCAGGCCGACCTGCGCCGCTACAGCCACCTCATCCTCCCCGACGACAACGGCCTGGGCGCCAAGTGGCAGGCCGCGCTGGGACCCGCGGGCGCGGCCCGGCTCAAGGCCTACGCCATGGACGGCGGGGTGCTGGTGGCCATGCAGGGCGGCAGCGCCTTCGCGGCGCGCTCCGGCGTGAGCGAGGCCGGCGTGAGCTTCCTGGCCCGCAGGGACGAGGAGGCCCGCCTCAAGGAGAAGGATCCCAAGCGCGAGGCCGCCGCCCCGCCCCTGCCCGAGCGCACCCTGACCTGGGCCCAGCGCGAGGACCAGGGCCTGCAGGAATCCATCCCCGGCGCCATGCTCAAGGCCGACATCGACGGAACCCATCCCCTGGGCTGGGGCCTCAACGCCGCCGAGGGCGCCGTGCTGGACTCCAGCGATCCGGTGCTGGAGCTGAGCCCCGGCGGGGAGAACCCCCTGCGCTTCGGCACGGGCGACCTGAACCTCTCAGGCCTCCTGCCCCCGAAGCTGGAGGCCAAGGTGCGCAACTCCGCCTACGCGCTGAGGGAGCACAAGGGCCGGGGCGCGGTCATCCTCTTCTCCGGGGACCCCGTGCACCGCGGCTGCGCGCCCCTGACCACCCGTGCCTTCTACAACGCGCTGTTCTTCGGGGCCTACGCGCCCCAGGACGACGAGGACTAG
- a CDS encoding YfcC family protein produces MQGGLVQSLKKMKMPHTLVVVETLVLLVLVLSWLIPSGEFTRVAVNGRMVPDPATYHVLVPKIYVSASMLLLAPIRGFLDGGLLIAFLLVIGGAFNVLNDTGAVEFGIKKLTKAIAARPTLEFLLIPVLMVVFSLAGSIFGMAEELIPFVIIFIPLARSLGYDSIVGICIPFLGAAAGFAAAFFNPFTVGVAQKLAGLPVNSGLGYRVFSWFVGTAVVTAYVMLYARRIKKDPAKSPVYELDLARGPVDRNPEAEEPWTVRHLLVLGIFAAALVLLVYGIMARNWDMDAMAAMFLGMGIVLGLASGMGGSRIAQSFVAGARDMVGVVFIVACARALLVIAQDARILDTMLFHSKNLMSVLPRPVIPQTMFLIQAVINFFIHSGTAQAALTMPIMAPLADLVGITRQTAVYAFQLCEFVNPILPTSAVTMGVLGAAKIPWEKWAGWFLPLLGIVMVMGFLLLIPPVLFHWGPF; encoded by the coding sequence ATGCAGGGCGGACTGGTGCAGTCGCTGAAGAAGATGAAGATGCCCCACACCCTCGTGGTGGTGGAAACCTTGGTGCTGCTGGTCCTGGTGCTTTCCTGGCTGATCCCTTCCGGGGAGTTCACCCGCGTCGCCGTGAACGGGCGCATGGTGCCCGACCCCGCCACCTACCACGTGCTGGTGCCCAAGATCTACGTGAGCGCCTCCATGCTCCTCCTGGCGCCCATCCGGGGGTTCCTGGACGGGGGGCTGCTCATCGCCTTCCTGCTGGTGATCGGCGGGGCCTTCAACGTCCTCAACGACACCGGCGCGGTGGAGTTCGGCATCAAGAAGCTCACCAAGGCCATCGCGGCCCGGCCCACCCTGGAGTTCCTGCTGATCCCCGTGCTCATGGTGGTCTTCTCCCTGGCCGGGAGCATCTTCGGCATGGCGGAGGAGCTGATCCCCTTCGTCATCATCTTCATCCCCCTGGCCCGGAGCCTGGGCTACGACTCCATCGTGGGCATCTGCATCCCCTTCCTGGGCGCGGCGGCCGGGTTCGCCGCGGCCTTCTTCAACCCCTTCACCGTGGGCGTGGCCCAGAAGCTCGCGGGGCTGCCGGTGAATTCCGGCCTGGGCTACCGCGTGTTCAGCTGGTTCGTCGGCACCGCCGTGGTCACCGCCTACGTCATGCTCTACGCCCGCAGGATCAAGAAGGACCCTGCCAAGAGCCCCGTGTACGAACTGGACCTGGCCCGGGGGCCCGTGGACCGCAATCCCGAGGCCGAGGAGCCCTGGACCGTCCGCCACCTCCTGGTGCTGGGGATCTTCGCGGCCGCTCTGGTGCTCCTGGTCTACGGCATCATGGCCAGGAACTGGGACATGGACGCCATGGCCGCCATGTTCCTGGGCATGGGCATCGTCCTGGGCCTGGCCTCGGGCATGGGCGGGTCCCGCATCGCGCAGTCCTTCGTCGCCGGCGCCAGGGACATGGTGGGCGTGGTGTTCATCGTGGCCTGCGCCCGGGCCCTCCTGGTCATCGCCCAGGACGCGCGGATCCTGGACACCATGCTCTTCCACAGCAAGAACCTCATGTCCGTGCTGCCCCGGCCCGTCATCCCCCAGACCATGTTCCTCATCCAGGCCGTGATCAACTTCTTCATCCACTCCGGCACGGCCCAGGCCGCGCTGACCATGCCCATCATGGCCCCCCTGGCCGACCTGGTGGGGATCACGCGCCAGACGGCGGTGTACGCCTTCCAGCTGTGCGAGTTCGTGAACCCCATCCTGCCCACCTCGGCAGTGACCATGGGCGTCCTGGGCGCGGCCAAGATACCCTGGGAGAAGTGGGCGGGCTGGTTCCTCCCGCTCCTGGGAATCGTCATGGTGATGGGTTTCCTCCTGCTGATCCCGCCGGTCCTGTTCCACTGGGGCCCCTTCTGA
- the murC gene encoding UDP-N-acetylmuramate--L-alanine ligase: MFGKIQHIHFVGIGGIGMSGIAEVLVNLGYQVSGSDLKESAVTQRLSGLGVQVAVGHDAKCIEGAQVVVISSAVKGDNPEVVAARAAKIPVIPRGEMLAELMRMKYGIAIAGSHGKTTTTSMVAQVLSQGGIDPTIVIGGKLGAIGSNAKLGKGPFLVAEADESDGSFLLLSPTIGVITNVDREHLDHYRDLAEIMDAFSQFGNKVPFYGSVFVCMDDPNVAMLRPRLKRQVRTYGTNPQVDIRALDIRMEGWRALFRVRAFGEDLGEFSIGVPGHHMVLNALATIGVALELGVERDVIRASLASFTGADRRFQKKGERKGVTVIDDYGHHPTEIAATLAAARKGFPDKRIVVAFQPHRYSRTQALLEEFGRAFFDADVVLVTDIYAASEPPIPGLTGRSVVDAILAHGQRDASYVPRVDDLAKVLDGLTEAGDLVITMGAGTITTAGPSFLALP; this comes from the coding sequence GTGTTCGGGAAAATCCAGCATATCCATTTCGTGGGCATCGGCGGCATCGGGATGTCGGGCATCGCCGAGGTGCTCGTGAACCTGGGCTACCAGGTGAGCGGTTCGGACCTCAAGGAGAGCGCGGTCACCCAGCGCCTTTCCGGCCTGGGGGTCCAGGTGGCCGTCGGGCATGATGCGAAATGCATCGAGGGCGCCCAGGTTGTGGTGATTTCCAGCGCCGTGAAGGGCGACAACCCCGAGGTGGTGGCCGCCCGGGCCGCCAAGATCCCCGTGATCCCCCGGGGCGAGATGCTCGCCGAGCTCATGCGCATGAAGTACGGCATCGCCATCGCCGGCTCCCACGGCAAGACCACCACCACCAGCATGGTGGCCCAGGTGCTCAGCCAGGGCGGCATCGACCCCACCATCGTCATCGGCGGCAAGCTGGGCGCCATCGGCAGCAACGCCAAGCTGGGCAAGGGCCCCTTCCTGGTGGCCGAGGCCGACGAGTCCGACGGCAGCTTCCTGCTCCTGTCCCCCACCATCGGCGTCATCACCAACGTGGACCGGGAGCACCTGGACCACTACAGGGACCTGGCCGAGATCATGGACGCCTTCTCCCAGTTCGGGAACAAGGTGCCCTTCTACGGCTCGGTCTTCGTGTGCATGGACGACCCCAACGTGGCCATGCTGCGGCCCCGCCTCAAGCGCCAGGTGCGCACCTACGGCACCAACCCCCAGGTGGACATCCGCGCCCTGGACATCCGCATGGAGGGCTGGCGCGCCCTCTTCCGGGTGCGGGCCTTCGGGGAGGATCTCGGGGAGTTCTCCATCGGGGTCCCCGGCCACCACATGGTCCTCAACGCCCTGGCCACCATCGGCGTGGCCCTGGAACTCGGCGTGGAGCGGGACGTCATCCGCGCCAGCCTCGCCAGCTTCACCGGCGCCGACCGGCGCTTCCAGAAGAAGGGCGAGCGCAAGGGGGTCACGGTCATCGACGACTACGGCCACCACCCCACCGAGATCGCCGCGACCCTGGCCGCCGCCCGCAAGGGCTTCCCCGACAAGCGCATCGTGGTGGCCTTCCAGCCCCACCGCTATTCCCGCACCCAGGCCCTCCTGGAGGAGTTCGGCCGGGCCTTCTTCGACGCGGACGTGGTGCTGGTCACCGACATCTACGCCGCCAGCGAGCCGCCGATCCCCGGGCTCACGGGCCGCTCGGTCGTGGACGCCATCCTGGCCCACGGCCAGCGGGACGCCAGCTACGTGCCCCGGGTGGACGACCTGGCCAAGGTCCTGGACGGACTCACGGAAGCGGGCGACCTGGTCATCACCATGGGCGCCGGCACCATCACCACCGCCGGTCCCTCCTTCCTGGCCCTGCCCTGA
- a CDS encoding CocE/NonD family hydrolase translates to MRPWLPLLALASLQAPAQGVPWIRDHYVKREAMVPMRDGVRLFTAIYTPRAAQGKLPVLMERTPYGAGPYGEDTFPDTLGPSELFAREGFIFVYQDVRGRMRSEGTFVDLTPVLDGAGVDEATDTRDTVDWLLKNVPSSGRVGQWGISYPAFYAAAALAGAHPAMKAVSPQAPIADWFAGDDFHRNGALWLPHLFNFIADFGRPRPHPTEKWPTPFRHGTRDGYAFFLAMGPLTGANELYLKGGIPFWNDVMAHGTYDAFWKARDLRPHLKDVRPAVLTVGGWFDAENLFGTLQVHKTLDRQSPATDHRLVMGPWFHGGWGRSSGERLGGVEFGSATSTFYQARIEFPFFMHHLKDAPDPHLPGAYVFQTGSNAWRRFSSWPPQEARPVSLWFQAGARLGFKGPGPEGAASYVSDPAHPVPFWDGVDIGMPKEYMTADQRFVDGRPDVATFSTALLEGDLPVAGPVRADLWVTTTGTDADWVVKVIDVRPDGCEQLVRGEVMRGKFRNSFERPEPFVPGRPTRVAFALNDVCHTFLKGHRLMVQVQSSWFPLMDRNPQVFTDIYHAKPEDFRKAEQQILVGEKHPSRLVLGVLP, encoded by the coding sequence ATGAGGCCCTGGCTCCCCCTGCTGGCCCTGGCGTCCCTCCAGGCCCCGGCCCAGGGCGTGCCCTGGATCCGTGACCACTACGTCAAGCGCGAGGCCATGGTGCCCATGCGGGACGGCGTGCGGCTGTTCACGGCCATCTACACGCCCCGCGCGGCGCAGGGGAAGCTGCCGGTCCTCATGGAGCGCACCCCTTACGGGGCCGGTCCCTACGGCGAGGACACCTTCCCGGACACCCTGGGGCCCTCGGAGCTCTTCGCCCGCGAGGGCTTCATCTTCGTCTACCAGGACGTGCGCGGGCGCATGCGCAGCGAAGGGACCTTCGTGGACCTGACCCCGGTGCTGGACGGCGCGGGGGTGGACGAGGCCACCGACACCCGCGACACCGTGGACTGGCTGCTGAAGAACGTGCCCTCCAGCGGCAGGGTGGGCCAGTGGGGCATCAGCTACCCGGCCTTCTACGCCGCCGCGGCCCTGGCGGGGGCGCACCCCGCCATGAAGGCCGTCTCGCCCCAGGCCCCCATCGCCGACTGGTTCGCGGGGGACGACTTCCACCGGAACGGGGCGCTCTGGCTGCCCCACCTCTTCAACTTCATCGCCGATTTCGGCCGCCCCCGTCCGCATCCCACGGAGAAATGGCCCACGCCCTTCCGGCACGGCACCCGGGACGGCTACGCCTTCTTCCTGGCCATGGGACCCCTCACGGGGGCCAACGAGCTTTACCTCAAGGGGGGCATCCCCTTCTGGAACGACGTGATGGCCCACGGCACCTACGACGCCTTCTGGAAGGCCCGCGACCTGCGGCCCCACCTCAAGGACGTCCGCCCCGCCGTCCTCACCGTGGGGGGCTGGTTCGACGCGGAGAACCTCTTCGGCACCCTTCAGGTGCACAAGACCCTGGACCGCCAGAGCCCGGCCACCGACCACCGGCTGGTCATGGGCCCCTGGTTCCACGGGGGCTGGGGCCGGAGCTCCGGGGAGCGCCTGGGCGGCGTGGAGTTCGGTTCGGCCACCTCCACGTTCTACCAGGCCCGCATCGAATTCCCGTTCTTCATGCACCACCTCAAGGACGCGCCCGACCCCCACCTTCCCGGGGCCTACGTCTTCCAGACCGGGTCCAACGCCTGGCGCCGGTTCTCGAGCTGGCCGCCCCAGGAAGCCAGGCCCGTGAGCCTCTGGTTCCAGGCCGGGGCCCGCCTGGGTTTCAAGGGCCCCGGCCCGGAGGGCGCCGCGTCCTACGTCAGCGACCCCGCCCACCCCGTCCCCTTCTGGGACGGGGTGGACATCGGCATGCCCAAGGAGTACATGACCGCCGACCAGCGCTTCGTGGACGGCCGGCCCGACGTGGCCACCTTCAGCACGGCCCTCCTGGAAGGCGACCTTCCGGTGGCCGGCCCCGTCCGGGCCGACCTCTGGGTCACCACCACCGGCACCGACGCCGACTGGGTGGTCAAGGTCATCGACGTGCGCCCCGACGGATGCGAGCAGCTGGTGCGGGGCGAGGTCATGCGCGGGAAGTTCAGGAACAGCTTCGAGCGCCCCGAGCCCTTCGTCCCCGGCCGGCCCACCCGGGTGGCCTTCGCCCTCAACGACGTGTGCCACACGTTCCTCAAGGGCCACCGCCTGATGGTCCAGGTGCAGAGTTCCTGGTTCCCCCTCATGGACCGCAACCCCCAGGTCTTCACCGACATCTACCACGCCAAGCCGGAGGATTTCCGGAAGGCGGAGCAGCAGATCCTGGTCGGGGAGAAGCATCCCTCAAGGCTGGTGCTGGGCGTGCTGCCTTAG